In one window of Fictibacillus phosphorivorans DNA:
- the fliI gene encoding flagellar protein export ATPase FliI — protein MNVERMIDSLQSIDSYKRYGKVIRVVGLMIESKGPKTSIGEVCYIHMGNNKQKIKAEVVGFQEENVLLMPFTYVKHIAVGSLVEATHRALEIKVGPSLIGKVLDGMGVPLDGSPLPRGLFRYPSENEPPNPMERPRIHESIQLGIRSIDSLLTVGKGQRVGIFAGSGVGKSTLLGMVARNSTADLNVIALIGERGREVLDFIERDLGEEGLKRSIVIVATSDQPALMRIKGALTATSIAEYFRDQGKNVMLMMDSVTRVAMAQREIGLAVGEPPTTKGYTPSVFAVLPKLLERSGTNKNGTITAFYTVLVDGDDFNEPISDTVRGILDGHFILDRKLANKGQFPAVNILKSISRVMNDIVPKEHRQAAERLRELLSSYVEAEDLISIGAYKRGSSKSVDEAIQMYPNILAFLKQQVDEDVSYEEALQRLLIEFGKDER, from the coding sequence ATGAACGTGGAACGCATGATCGATTCCCTTCAATCAATCGATTCCTATAAAAGATATGGAAAAGTGATTCGGGTTGTTGGGCTAATGATCGAATCTAAAGGACCAAAAACATCGATCGGTGAGGTCTGTTATATCCACATGGGGAACAATAAGCAAAAAATCAAAGCAGAAGTAGTCGGTTTTCAGGAAGAGAATGTTTTGTTGATGCCGTTTACGTATGTAAAGCATATTGCAGTTGGCAGTTTGGTAGAAGCGACACATCGTGCGCTAGAAATAAAGGTTGGGCCTTCTTTAATCGGAAAAGTACTTGATGGTATGGGTGTTCCATTGGATGGCTCTCCTCTCCCTCGCGGATTGTTTCGTTATCCGTCAGAGAACGAGCCACCGAATCCAATGGAAAGGCCAAGAATTCATGAAAGTATTCAGCTCGGTATACGGTCGATCGATAGTTTGCTAACGGTGGGAAAAGGCCAGCGGGTAGGTATTTTTGCTGGGAGTGGTGTAGGTAAGAGTACGCTGCTCGGTATGGTGGCACGTAATTCGACAGCTGATCTTAATGTGATCGCACTAATCGGTGAACGAGGACGCGAAGTTCTTGACTTTATTGAGCGAGATCTAGGTGAAGAAGGGTTGAAGCGATCTATTGTAATCGTTGCAACTTCCGATCAACCTGCATTAATGCGGATAAAAGGTGCTTTGACGGCAACGAGCATCGCTGAATATTTTCGAGATCAGGGTAAGAACGTCATGTTGATGATGGATTCTGTAACACGCGTGGCTATGGCACAACGTGAAATCGGTCTAGCTGTTGGAGAGCCACCAACAACAAAGGGATACACCCCTAGCGTTTTTGCGGTTCTTCCAAAATTGTTAGAGCGTTCTGGAACGAATAAGAACGGAACGATTACAGCCTTTTATACCGTTTTAGTCGATGGAGACGATTTTAACGAACCAATCTCAGATACAGTTCGAGGTATTCTGGATGGACATTTTATCTTAGATCGAAAATTAGCCAATAAAGGGCAGTTTCCTGCTGTTAATATTCTAAAGAGTATAAGCAGGGTGATGAATGATATCGTTCCGAAAGAGCATCGGCAAGCTGCTGAACGTCTTCGAGAACTTCTTTCATCTTATGTGGAAGCAGAGGACTTGATCAGCATTGGCGCATACAAAAGGGGTTCTTCTAAATCAGTGGATGAAGCCATTCAGATGTACCCTAACATTCTGGCGTTTCTTAAACAGCAAGTAGATGAAGATGTTAGTTATGAAGAAGCTCTTCAGCGGCTGTTGATTGAATTTGGGAAGGATGAACGTTGA
- a CDS encoding MotE family protein, which yields MKQNEKSSKMVWFLLVVFVPFVFALTVFGIVLSFMGVNVWEEAKSTGKNIPIIKNVLSEKTEVAVTNNVQEKQWKSKFDEQEDYIKVLSADLQKKEKEVTDLKSNIALLEKQVEDAETTVKEEENEQVKKIYEAMSAKDAAAVMSEMNNNQIMGILMLLQSETQAAILAKLDAKRAAELTVLMANKTL from the coding sequence ATGAAACAGAACGAAAAATCTAGCAAAATGGTTTGGTTTTTATTAGTAGTATTCGTACCTTTCGTTTTTGCACTGACTGTTTTCGGAATCGTCCTTTCTTTTATGGGAGTAAACGTATGGGAAGAAGCAAAAAGCACGGGTAAGAACATACCCATTATCAAAAATGTTTTAAGCGAGAAAACGGAAGTAGCTGTTACAAACAATGTTCAAGAGAAGCAATGGAAATCAAAGTTCGATGAGCAAGAAGATTACATTAAAGTACTATCCGCTGATCTTCAAAAGAAAGAAAAAGAAGTTACCGATCTTAAAAGCAATATTGCCCTCTTAGAAAAGCAAGTTGAAGATGCAGAAACAACTGTAAAAGAAGAAGAGAATGAACAAGTAAAAAAGATTTATGAAGCCATGTCAGCGAAAGATGCTGCAGCTGTTATGTCAGAAATGAACAATAATCAGATCATGGGCATCTTGATGCTTTTACAGTCTGAAACCCAAGCTGCGATCCTTGCCAAGCTAGATGCGAAACGCGCGGCAGAGCTTACCGTACTAATGGCAAACAAAACGCTATAA
- a CDS encoding flagellar hook-length control protein FliK, producing the protein MISQPVVSGVQSSPGSGSSQKSNSMDTLFSQLLASSATENEGVTEGLGEMIASILGNIEGLEWSSELLDNETVQSLLNDLPPGMKEVVEKLLESEIDFSDIAINPSPEMKLALLLQLVVNEEVEPFSQKDQKQITEMISRWFPGIKLDQKDSLTKQTEQIFGEIKKLLNESSSNDKNTFLKVFETLSAEKKVKSFADQAFQRYVPTAKSVETNVSASKDLQTVQSPLSPIEQWTLKVPVTGGEGQKEQFVREVQQIISRGKLFVTESGFTKMQIRLTPEHLGNIEIQLIQKHGEITAKIIASSQGAKDALDSQLTQLKQAFTSQDIDFEKIDVFLNGDEQTFDFRDQHNQAHEDQQHAEQNMSEDENSDHLSFDEQLSQLVLNEKV; encoded by the coding sequence ATGATTTCGCAGCCAGTGGTTTCAGGTGTACAGTCTTCACCAGGATCAGGATCTTCTCAAAAAAGTAACAGCATGGATACTCTCTTTTCCCAACTGCTAGCATCTTCAGCTACTGAAAACGAGGGAGTAACAGAAGGTTTAGGAGAAATGATCGCAAGTATTCTAGGTAACATTGAGGGACTTGAATGGAGTTCAGAACTATTAGATAACGAAACTGTTCAATCATTATTAAACGATCTACCGCCTGGAATGAAAGAAGTGGTTGAGAAACTTCTTGAAAGCGAGATTGATTTTTCAGATATTGCAATAAACCCTTCGCCTGAGATGAAGCTAGCTCTATTGTTACAGCTTGTTGTTAATGAAGAAGTTGAGCCATTCTCGCAAAAAGACCAGAAGCAGATCACAGAAATGATCAGCCGATGGTTTCCAGGAATAAAGCTTGACCAAAAAGATTCTCTAACAAAACAAACAGAGCAGATTTTTGGAGAGATTAAAAAGCTTCTAAACGAGTCATCGAGTAATGATAAGAATACTTTCTTAAAAGTTTTTGAGACACTCTCGGCCGAAAAAAAGGTGAAGAGCTTTGCGGACCAAGCTTTTCAGCGATACGTACCGACAGCTAAGTCAGTCGAAACTAATGTTTCAGCTTCTAAAGATCTTCAAACGGTACAGAGTCCACTTTCTCCTATAGAACAATGGACATTGAAAGTGCCTGTTACAGGAGGGGAAGGACAGAAGGAGCAGTTTGTTCGTGAGGTTCAACAAATTATATCAAGAGGAAAACTGTTCGTTACAGAATCTGGATTTACAAAGATGCAGATTCGATTAACACCTGAACATCTCGGCAATATAGAGATTCAACTGATCCAAAAACATGGTGAGATCACAGCAAAGATCATTGCATCCAGCCAAGGTGCGAAAGATGCCTTGGATAGTCAGCTCACACAATTAAAACAAGCTTTCACAAGTCAAGATATAGATTTTGAAAAGATCGATGTCTTTCTTAACGGAGACGAACAGACCTTTGATTTCCGTGATCAACATAATCAAGCACATGAAGATCAACAGCATGCAGAACAGAACATGTCTGAGGATGAGAATTCAGATCATCTATCATTCGATGAACAATTATCGCAGTTGGTATTAAATGAAAAGGTGTGA